AGCGACCACTCGTCGGCCACGTCCGGGTTCTTCCGGATCGTCCCCTCGCAGGAACAGGGAGCGTCGACGAGCGCCCGGTCGAACGCCTCGAACGGGAACGGTCGGAGCGAGTAGTTGCGCGCGTCGGCGCAGGTCACCGCGAGGTTCGTCACCCCGAGTCGTTCGGCGTTGTGCCGCAGCGCCGAGAGCCGTCCCAGGTTCTGGTCGTTCGCGACGACGGTTCCCGTGTCGGCCATCAGCGCCGAGAGCTGTGTCGCCTTCCCACCGGGCGCCGCACAGGCGTCCCAGACCCGCTCTCCCTCCTCGGGCTCGAGGACCGCCGCCGGCAGCGAGGAGACCTCCTCCTGACCGTGGAGCCAGCCGTGGTAGTACGGCCAGGTCCGCCCCGGCTTTTCGACACCGAGTTCGAGGACCCGGTCGTTCCACGACCGGCGCTCGAACTCGATCCCGGCCTCCTCGAGCGCCCGAAGCGCCCGTTCGACGCTCGCTCGGATCGTGTTGACCCGAACGACGGTGGGCAGCGGCTCGGAGCAGGCCGCGACGAACGCCTCGTGGTCGTCGACGAGCGGTTCGTACCGGTCGAGGAACTCCATCGGCGGAGAGAGCGTCCGTCCCCGCTTGTGGATTTCGACTCGCGCCGCCGTCGTTTATGTGGCCGGACTGCGTAGCCTTGTCATGGCACGCATCACCGTCCGCGACGACTCGGACTCGGCGTCGGTATCGGGAGCGACCCTGATCGAGGGGCTGCCCGGCGTCGGTCTCGTGGGAAAGATCGCCACGGACCACGCCATCCAGGCCCTCGACATGCGCTACTACGCGAGCGTCCACTGCGATGGGCTCCCTCGGATCGGGGTCTATCACAGCGAGGAGGACGAGGTGAAGCCCCCCGTGCGGATCTACGCCGACGTCGAGACCGACCTGCTGGCGCTCCAGAGCGACGTCCCCGTCTCCGGGTCGGGCGCACCCCAGTTCGCCCAGTGTATCTCGGGCTGGCTCGCCGAACACGACGTGACCCCGATCTACCTGAGCGGCCGCCCGGCCGAGCGCGACGGTGCGCCCGAACTCTACGGCGTTTCTACGGGAGGGGGATCGGAACTGCTCGACGAGGCGGGGATCGTCCCTCCGCGGGAGTCGGGGTTCGTGAGCGGGCCGACCGGCGCGCTGCTCGCCCGGGCGGCCGAGACCGACCTCACCGGCGTCGGGCTGATCGTCGAGAGCGACCCGAAGTTCCCCGACCCCGAGGCCGCCCGGATCCTCCTCGACAGCGGCATCGGCCCGATCACCGGTGTCGACGTGGACACGAGCGACCTCGTCGAGCGCGCCGAGGAGATCCGCGAGGGCCGGGAACAGCTCGCGAGACGGCTCCAGGAGGTCGA
This region of Halalkalicoccus sp. CGA53 genomic DNA includes:
- a CDS encoding RsmB/NOP family class I SAM-dependent RNA methyltransferase, with product MEFLDRYEPLVDDHEAFVAACSEPLPTVVRVNTIRASVERALRALEEAGIEFERRSWNDRVLELGVEKPGRTWPYYHGWLHGQEEVSSLPAAVLEPEEGERVWDACAAPGGKATQLSALMADTGTVVANDQNLGRLSALRHNAERLGVTNLAVTCADARNYSLRPFPFEAFDRALVDAPCSCEGTIRKNPDVADEWSLGHVESVAGIQKGVLRRAVQATRDGGSVVYSTCTFAPEENEAVLDHVLATEDCSVVPYETALAHDPGVHEWRDEEYDPSVEHAKRFYPHQNDTGGFFCAKLEVDA
- a CDS encoding proteasome assembly chaperone family protein codes for the protein MARITVRDDSDSASVSGATLIEGLPGVGLVGKIATDHAIQALDMRYYASVHCDGLPRIGVYHSEEDEVKPPVRIYADVETDLLALQSDVPVSGSGAPQFAQCISGWLAEHDVTPIYLSGRPAERDGAPELYGVSTGGGSELLDEAGIVPPRESGFVSGPTGALLARAAETDLTGVGLIVESDPKFPDPEAARILLDSGIGPITGVDVDTSDLVERAEEIREGREQLARRLQEVDDDERTEARPLGMYQ